The Girardinichthys multiradiatus isolate DD_20200921_A chromosome 24, DD_fGirMul_XY1, whole genome shotgun sequence genome has a window encoding:
- the ahr2 gene encoding aryl hydrocarbon receptor 2 isoform X1 produces MLQSTPQYAMKKRKKPVQKAPKPPPPDGTKSNPSKRHRDRLNGELDKLTNLLPFPEEVRARLDKLSVLRLSVGYLKVKSFFNAVMKAGPNGSSWTSERDMFGGNVQRAQTSSLLSSFSTVSTSIDGVRFSEGELLLQALNGFVLVVTAEGYVFYTSPTIQDFLGFHQSDVVHQSVFELIHTDDRALFRRQLHFSLNPNADGSENPSEQNSSEIRSNVVAYDLHAIPPENSSFLERNFCCRFRCLLDNSSGFLALNFSGRLKFLNGQHRVSENGALVPPHLALFAIATPLQQPSILEIRTKTLIFQTKHKLDFTPIGIDARAKIVLGYNEVEISMKGSGYSFIHAADMMYCADKHVRMIRTGETGFTFFRLLTKDRCWVWVQSNCRLVYKDGRPEFIVARQRALTNEEGEEQLRLRQLQLPFNFATGEAQLYDLPLSFDVPDSCSAPKNRKPDGESCNSNSLLGCLLSQDRSVYCKHEDPNNISSLSDLAFQDTHAALSIPREPTPKPTVSSSLLKMDPTIQDMVETLEKIFGDTDLIEGVDVGPEELQSWETSLMNFNAGNEEVSREDLSDILSGDILTYVAEQLQQEGGLMFPDQLDKLSSGISPVNLQNQNPDLARPQNFSWPLLSQNQLTPNGGQMVVGQPPPLSGTLKLSHLDCRQMSSGLNGLQTQMPCPSSPQLGSFTNMMFNPSCRQTQGQLFKASPTNVTSQLNANQTDPTTQRLPQIGGPVLDQNTGVFIFTGNERNDSNSAQNFVDPYAPNISNIPSLPADSFSNCYTLQMQNSQQQMSVNQISGFHTNLTIQDTFSSPEIVLFPDQLDCMYRNSAAAQPSNGVHDSQARTNPDSFQNTSCYYQALPGGETVAALPTPKEAPLSYQMAAALKSNGLTMQQHFPYFSTNTQMDNHLIVRKGGFPLTTLPNGNTCLTENK; encoded by the exons AGGGACCGTCTCAATGGCGAACTGGACAAGCTCACTAACCTGCTGCCCTTCCCCGAGGAGGTCCGGGCTCGGCTGGACAAGCTGTCAGTACTGCGGCTCAGCGTTGGCTACCTGAAAGTCAAGAGCTTCTTTAACG CAGTCATGAAAGCCGGCCCGAATGGATCCAGCTGGACCAGTGAGCGGGACATGTTTGGAGGGAACGTCCAGAGGGCTCAGACTTCTTCACTCTTGAGCTCCTTCTCCACGGTGTCGACCTCCATCGATGGAGTCAGGTTCTCTGAGGGAGAGCTGCTGCTTCAG GCGCTGAACGGCTTCGTGTTGGTGGTGACGGCTGAAGGTTACGTCTTCTACACGTCCCCCACCATCCAGGACTTCCTTGGCTTCCACCAG TCGGACGTCGTTCATCAGAGCGTGTTCGAGCTGATCCACACAGATGACCGTGCTCTCTTCAGACGCCAGCTTCACTTCTCCTTGAACCCCAATGCCGACGGATCCGAGAATCCCA GTGAGCAGAACAGCTCTGAGATCAGATCCAATGTGGTCGCCTATGACCTCCACGCCATCCCTCCTGAAAACTCGTCCTTCCTGGAGAGAAACTTCTGCTGTCGTTTCCGCTGCCTCCTCGATAACTCCTCTGGCTTCCTG GCCCTGAACTTCTCTGGCCGCCTGAAGTTCCTCAACGGTCAGCACCGGGTGTCGGAGAACGGGGCGTTGGTTCCTCCGCACCTCGCTCTGTTTGCCATCGCCACTCCACTGCAGCAGCCATCCATCCTGGAGATCCGCACTAAGACGCTGATCTTCCAGACCAAACACAAGCTGGACTTCACCCCCATCGGCATCGACGCCAG AGCGAAGATCGTTCTGGGTTACAATGAGGTGGAGATCAGCATGAAAGGTTCTGGCTACAGCTTCATCCACGCTGCTGACATGATGTACTGCGCCGACAAGCACGTACGAA TGATAAGAACTGGAGAAACTGGTTTTACCTTCTTCCGACTGCTGACCAAAGACCGGTGCTGGGTGTGGGTCCAGTCCAACTGCCGGCTGGTGTATAAAGATGGGAGACCAGAATTTATCGTGGCCCGGCAAAGAGCTTTGAC GAATGAAGAAGGAGAGGAGCAGCTTCGCCTCCGACAGCTTCAGCTGCCGTTCAACTTCGCCACCGGAGAGGCGCAGCTCTACGATCTGCCGCTGAGCTTCGATGTTCCTGATTCGTGCTCCGCTCCCAAGAACAGGAAACCTGATGGGGAATCCTGTAACTCCAACTCCTTGCTGGGTTGCCTGCTGAGCCAGGACAGGTCTGTTTACTGCAAACATGAAGATCCCAacaacatcagctccctcagcGACTTGGCCTTCCAGGACACCCATGCCGCCCTAAGCATTCCCAGAGAACCTACACCCAAACCCACTGTCAGCAGTTCGCTGTTGAAGATGGACCCCACCATTCAGGACATGGTTGAGACCCTGGAGAAGATCTTTGGGGATACTGATCTCATTGAAGGAGTGGACGTGGGGcctgaggagctgcagagctggGAGACCTCCCTGATGAACTTCAACGCTGGCAACGAAGAAGTGTCCAGAGAAGACCTCAGCGACATCCTCAGCGGCGACATCCTGACCTACGTCGCAGAGCAGCTCCAGCAAGAGGGTGGGCTGATGTTTCCGGATCAGCTGGACAAACTGTCCTCCGGCATCTCGCCTGTCAATCTCCAGAACCAGAATCCTGACCTAGCTAGGCCGCAGAACTTCAGCTGGCCCCTTCTGTCCCAGAACCAGCTGACACCAAATGGAGGGCAGATGGTGGTGGGACAGCCGCCTCCTCTCTCTGGAACGTTGAAGCTGAGCCACCTGGACTGTCGTCAGATGAGTTCTGGATTAAACGGCCTGCAGACCCAGATGCCGTGTCCGTCTTCCCCTCAGCTGGGCAGCTTTACAAACATGATGTTTAACCCTTCATGTCGTCAAACCCAGGGTCAGCTTTTTAAAGCTAGTCCAACAAACGTAACAAGCCAGCTTAACGCTAACCAAACTGATCCAACAACACAGAGGCTCCCTCAGATAGGAGGGCCTGTCCTGGACCAGAACACAGGAGTGTTTATCTTTACAGGCAACGAGCGGAATGACTCAAACTCAGCTCAGAACTTTGTAGATCCATATGCCCCAAATATTTCAAATATACCAAGTCTTCCTGCAGACTCCTTCTCCAACTGCTACACCCTGCAGATGCAAAACAGTCAGCAGCAGATGTCCGTCAACCAGATATCAGGGTTTCATACAAACCTCACCATCCAGGACACATTCAGCAGTCCAGAGATTGTTCTGTTTCCTGATCAGCTGGACTGCATGTACAGaaactctgctgctgcacagccTTCTAACGGAGTCCATGACAGTCAGGCGAGAACAAACCCCGACTCCTTCCAGAACACGTCCTGCTACTACCAGGCTCTTCCTGGAGGCGAAACTGTGGCGGCGCTCCCAACTCCTAAGGAGGCGCCGCTGTCCTACCAAATGGCTGCTGCTCTCAAGTCGAATGGCCTGACGATGCAGCAACACTTTCCATACTTCAGTACAAACACACAG
- the ahr2 gene encoding aryl hydrocarbon receptor 2 isoform X2, translated as MLQSTPQYAMKKRKKPVQKAPKPPPPDGTKSNPSKRHRDRLNGELDKLTNLLPFPEEVRARLDKLSVLRLSVGYLKVKSFFNVMKAGPNGSSWTSERDMFGGNVQRAQTSSLLSSFSTVSTSIDGVRFSEGELLLQALNGFVLVVTAEGYVFYTSPTIQDFLGFHQSDVVHQSVFELIHTDDRALFRRQLHFSLNPNADGSENPSEQNSSEIRSNVVAYDLHAIPPENSSFLERNFCCRFRCLLDNSSGFLALNFSGRLKFLNGQHRVSENGALVPPHLALFAIATPLQQPSILEIRTKTLIFQTKHKLDFTPIGIDARAKIVLGYNEVEISMKGSGYSFIHAADMMYCADKHVRMIRTGETGFTFFRLLTKDRCWVWVQSNCRLVYKDGRPEFIVARQRALTNEEGEEQLRLRQLQLPFNFATGEAQLYDLPLSFDVPDSCSAPKNRKPDGESCNSNSLLGCLLSQDRSVYCKHEDPNNISSLSDLAFQDTHAALSIPREPTPKPTVSSSLLKMDPTIQDMVETLEKIFGDTDLIEGVDVGPEELQSWETSLMNFNAGNEEVSREDLSDILSGDILTYVAEQLQQEGGLMFPDQLDKLSSGISPVNLQNQNPDLARPQNFSWPLLSQNQLTPNGGQMVVGQPPPLSGTLKLSHLDCRQMSSGLNGLQTQMPCPSSPQLGSFTNMMFNPSCRQTQGQLFKASPTNVTSQLNANQTDPTTQRLPQIGGPVLDQNTGVFIFTGNERNDSNSAQNFVDPYAPNISNIPSLPADSFSNCYTLQMQNSQQQMSVNQISGFHTNLTIQDTFSSPEIVLFPDQLDCMYRNSAAAQPSNGVHDSQARTNPDSFQNTSCYYQALPGGETVAALPTPKEAPLSYQMAAALKSNGLTMQQHFPYFSTNTQMDNHLIVRKGGFPLTTLPNGNTCLTENK; from the exons AGGGACCGTCTCAATGGCGAACTGGACAAGCTCACTAACCTGCTGCCCTTCCCCGAGGAGGTCCGGGCTCGGCTGGACAAGCTGTCAGTACTGCGGCTCAGCGTTGGCTACCTGAAAGTCAAGAGCTTCTTTAACG TCATGAAAGCCGGCCCGAATGGATCCAGCTGGACCAGTGAGCGGGACATGTTTGGAGGGAACGTCCAGAGGGCTCAGACTTCTTCACTCTTGAGCTCCTTCTCCACGGTGTCGACCTCCATCGATGGAGTCAGGTTCTCTGAGGGAGAGCTGCTGCTTCAG GCGCTGAACGGCTTCGTGTTGGTGGTGACGGCTGAAGGTTACGTCTTCTACACGTCCCCCACCATCCAGGACTTCCTTGGCTTCCACCAG TCGGACGTCGTTCATCAGAGCGTGTTCGAGCTGATCCACACAGATGACCGTGCTCTCTTCAGACGCCAGCTTCACTTCTCCTTGAACCCCAATGCCGACGGATCCGAGAATCCCA GTGAGCAGAACAGCTCTGAGATCAGATCCAATGTGGTCGCCTATGACCTCCACGCCATCCCTCCTGAAAACTCGTCCTTCCTGGAGAGAAACTTCTGCTGTCGTTTCCGCTGCCTCCTCGATAACTCCTCTGGCTTCCTG GCCCTGAACTTCTCTGGCCGCCTGAAGTTCCTCAACGGTCAGCACCGGGTGTCGGAGAACGGGGCGTTGGTTCCTCCGCACCTCGCTCTGTTTGCCATCGCCACTCCACTGCAGCAGCCATCCATCCTGGAGATCCGCACTAAGACGCTGATCTTCCAGACCAAACACAAGCTGGACTTCACCCCCATCGGCATCGACGCCAG AGCGAAGATCGTTCTGGGTTACAATGAGGTGGAGATCAGCATGAAAGGTTCTGGCTACAGCTTCATCCACGCTGCTGACATGATGTACTGCGCCGACAAGCACGTACGAA TGATAAGAACTGGAGAAACTGGTTTTACCTTCTTCCGACTGCTGACCAAAGACCGGTGCTGGGTGTGGGTCCAGTCCAACTGCCGGCTGGTGTATAAAGATGGGAGACCAGAATTTATCGTGGCCCGGCAAAGAGCTTTGAC GAATGAAGAAGGAGAGGAGCAGCTTCGCCTCCGACAGCTTCAGCTGCCGTTCAACTTCGCCACCGGAGAGGCGCAGCTCTACGATCTGCCGCTGAGCTTCGATGTTCCTGATTCGTGCTCCGCTCCCAAGAACAGGAAACCTGATGGGGAATCCTGTAACTCCAACTCCTTGCTGGGTTGCCTGCTGAGCCAGGACAGGTCTGTTTACTGCAAACATGAAGATCCCAacaacatcagctccctcagcGACTTGGCCTTCCAGGACACCCATGCCGCCCTAAGCATTCCCAGAGAACCTACACCCAAACCCACTGTCAGCAGTTCGCTGTTGAAGATGGACCCCACCATTCAGGACATGGTTGAGACCCTGGAGAAGATCTTTGGGGATACTGATCTCATTGAAGGAGTGGACGTGGGGcctgaggagctgcagagctggGAGACCTCCCTGATGAACTTCAACGCTGGCAACGAAGAAGTGTCCAGAGAAGACCTCAGCGACATCCTCAGCGGCGACATCCTGACCTACGTCGCAGAGCAGCTCCAGCAAGAGGGTGGGCTGATGTTTCCGGATCAGCTGGACAAACTGTCCTCCGGCATCTCGCCTGTCAATCTCCAGAACCAGAATCCTGACCTAGCTAGGCCGCAGAACTTCAGCTGGCCCCTTCTGTCCCAGAACCAGCTGACACCAAATGGAGGGCAGATGGTGGTGGGACAGCCGCCTCCTCTCTCTGGAACGTTGAAGCTGAGCCACCTGGACTGTCGTCAGATGAGTTCTGGATTAAACGGCCTGCAGACCCAGATGCCGTGTCCGTCTTCCCCTCAGCTGGGCAGCTTTACAAACATGATGTTTAACCCTTCATGTCGTCAAACCCAGGGTCAGCTTTTTAAAGCTAGTCCAACAAACGTAACAAGCCAGCTTAACGCTAACCAAACTGATCCAACAACACAGAGGCTCCCTCAGATAGGAGGGCCTGTCCTGGACCAGAACACAGGAGTGTTTATCTTTACAGGCAACGAGCGGAATGACTCAAACTCAGCTCAGAACTTTGTAGATCCATATGCCCCAAATATTTCAAATATACCAAGTCTTCCTGCAGACTCCTTCTCCAACTGCTACACCCTGCAGATGCAAAACAGTCAGCAGCAGATGTCCGTCAACCAGATATCAGGGTTTCATACAAACCTCACCATCCAGGACACATTCAGCAGTCCAGAGATTGTTCTGTTTCCTGATCAGCTGGACTGCATGTACAGaaactctgctgctgcacagccTTCTAACGGAGTCCATGACAGTCAGGCGAGAACAAACCCCGACTCCTTCCAGAACACGTCCTGCTACTACCAGGCTCTTCCTGGAGGCGAAACTGTGGCGGCGCTCCCAACTCCTAAGGAGGCGCCGCTGTCCTACCAAATGGCTGCTGCTCTCAAGTCGAATGGCCTGACGATGCAGCAACACTTTCCATACTTCAGTACAAACACACAG